CTATTTAAGAAGTTATTCCTTACACCTCCTGAAGTCTATACTTTCGAACCCCAGTCTGTCCGCAAAAAAGAGCTGTGTTCCCTCGTAAACTTCCCTTATTTCCTCGTCGTTCTCTGGATGCTGTATCCTTACTATCAAGTGTTTTTTTTCTTTTCCTTTGACTTCGACGTTGCATACCGGGAGCTTATTGCGCTTTGCGTCCATCATGACGAATTTCGGGAATATGCTCCTTTTCACAAAGAAGTAGTGTTTGTAAAGTTTCTTAGAATACGCGTAAAGCTTTAGGTCTATTTCGCTTCTTTCCTTCGTGTACTTGTACTTCGAGTAAATCTGATATATGGGATAACCCAAAGCGTTCAATTTGTCTATAACTTTCGAGTTTATTTGCCCCTTCTTTAAGGTTTCTTCCACCTTAAGAAGCTCTCTGTAAATATTAACTAACTTGGCTTTATCTTCTTCATAACCGTTCGGAAGGACAAAACCGAATAAGACAAGTAACTGAGTTATCAACTTCATACTTTTTAAATATACAATTCACGTCAAGATAACGTAGTATAAAAAATTATGACTTTCCTTTTCTTAATACTCGTATTTATCATAGAAATCCTTCAACTTTCCGTATTTCCCCCAATTTTTGGAAACGCGTACATTGTACCTTCACTGGCTTTTCTCTTAGTTTTATTTTCTTCTTACAAAATAAAGGAAAAAGCCCTCTTGTTAGCTTTTCTGAGCGGTTTGTTCTACGACGCCGTGGTCAATTTCCTCGGTTTTATATCCCTACTTAATGTAGTATTTACTTACCTTTATCTGGTTTTGAATAACATACTCTTCGTAAAAAACCCAAAAGTTGAAGTATTTTTGATAATGCCTTTAATACTTTTACTCAGGAAGTTGACAATTTTTTTAGTTGTAAACACAAAGTTTCCCTTAAATATCGGCTTAAAAGATTTCGGTGTTGTTCTATTAATAGATCTCATATTTCTGATACTCCTCTACAAGGTGTTTAATAAATACGTATATGAAAAGGCGTAGTTTTATCCTGATGCTTTTGTCCGCGATAGGGAGTTTTATCGGAGTTGTTGGGAATCTTTTCAGGATCCAAGTTCTTGAGGGAAAGAAGTACAGGGAGCTTTCCGAGAGGAATTACGAGAGGGAAAGGTACCTTTACCCGCCGAGGGGGGATATATACGACAGGAACGGGGTCAAACTCGCTTACGACGTTCCTAAATACGTCCTCGTTCTTGACGCTTACAGACTCGGAAAAGAAGAACTCAAAAAGACCTTGGAAAACTTAAAGGAATTATTCGGAATTGAGATTGATAAAAGGAAAGTTCTCAAGGGGGGATTTGAACCGCAAGTGGTAAAGGAGGAGTTAACTCCCAAGGAGCTGGAAATATATTACGAAAACAAGGAAATACTTCCGGGAGTCTTTATAGAAGTTATACCCAAAAGGGTTTACCCGTACGGGGAGCTTGCGTCTCATATTTTGGGATACGTGGGGTATCCCAACGAAAGGGACTTTAAAAGGATAAAGAAAGAAATAGGGAGTAAAAGTTTTGTCGGGAAGATGGGAATAGAACGGGTGTTTGACGAAAAGCTACTCGGGGAACTCGGAAAGGAAAGGGTTATGGTAAACGCAATTGGGGGAATAGTAAAAGTTCTCGAAAGGAGAGAACCGAAGAAAGGAAACTCCGTAAAGCTCACGATCGATTACAGATTTCAAAAAATAGTGGAGGAGGTTTTTAAGGAAAGCGGACACCCAGCGGGAGCCGTAATCCTTTTGAAAGCTTCCACAGGAGAAGTTCTCGCCCTTGCGAGTTTTCCCAACTTCAACCCGAACAAGGTTTACGAAGAGTGGAAAAGTCTCGTAAAAAATCCCTTGAAACCTCTCTTTAACAGGGCTATTAGGGGACTGTATCCGCCCGCTTCTGTCTTTAAAGTCCCTATGGCTTTTGCTACACTGAGTGCAAAGATAAGGAGTCCTTGGGAAAAGGTTTTTTGTCCCGGATACTACGAACTAGGGGACAGGAAATTTTACTGCTGGAGGAGGTGGGGACACGGTAAGGTGGATCTTATTAAAAGTCTTTCGGAATCATGCGACGTTTACTACTACACCGCAGGTTACAAACTTGGCCCTACTAAGATACGCTACTACGCCAAAAGGTTTTCTTACGGTGAACGTATTCCCTTTGAACTTCCCGTAAGGAAAGGTTTCATACCGACACCGAGGTGGAAACTCAGGCGCTTTAAAGAACCGTGGTACGATGGGGATACCGTTAACATGAGTATAGGGCAGGGATTTGTGCTGAGTAACTTAATGGAACAGACCTTAATGATGATGGGTATAGCGAATAACGGAGTTATATACAAACCGACGCTTTTGAAGGAAATACTCGACGATAAAGGAAACGTGATATTCAGAAATAAAAGGGAAGTCTGGAAAGCGGTTTACGGCAGTCTTGAGCATTTTGCTTTGATAAAGAGAGGATTGAGAGACGCGGTGAGAAAGGGAACCGCAAAACTCGCATTCTCCAGAATAGTGGACATAGCGGGAAAAACGGGAACCGCGGAAGTTTTCTTCAAAAATAAGAGAAAGATTAAAAAGAAGTACAAGAAAATGAGAAAGAAACTTCCCTGGAAGTACAGAAACCACGCGTGGTTTGTGGGATTTGCACCCTACAGGGACCCTAAATTCGTCATCGGAGTTTTTGTTGAGCACGGAGAGAGCGGAGGAAAAACAGCAGCCCCCATAGCAAGAAAGATTCTGGAGAGGATATACATAGAAAAACTCCATAAAGAACTTTAAAGTTTTTTGTAGTAAGCCCCTTCCTGTACAACTTTTCCTTGAATTATTAAAGAACTAAGAATTTTGAAAACTTCTTTCCTTTCCCTTTTCAGGAAGCTAATCACCTCGTCGAAAGTTCTCGGAACACTCAGGAACTCTAAGAGTTTGTCTTTTTCACTACTAAAGTCCAGTCTTTTTGCCTTCCCTTCTTCAATTAGCTTTAAGCAACCCTTCCACCTCTCCGAATGCTCGTCTCCCACATAGGCGTAAATCTCTCTTCCGTACCTGTGGGCGTAATCCGCGGTAATTAGAGCTCCACTCTTTGAACCTGCTTCCATAACAAACAACTTTTTTGAAAGACCCGCTATAATCCTGTTTCTCTTCGGAAAGGTCCATTTACTCCCTTCGGTCCAAGGAAGGAACTCGCTGACGAGCGATGCTCCCATACCCTTTAGTTTTTTAATCCTTGATTCAATTTTTAAAATTCCTGTACCCAGAATTACGAAATTTTTAAAACCATGTTTTAAACTTTCAAAATGAGCTTTGAAGTCTATCCCGACCGCACCGCCCGAAATTATCGGTCCCTCAATACTTTCAAGGAGCTTTTCAACGGCGTTTAAAGACAACTTTGAAGGTCTCCTCGTCCCGACAATTCCGTATCCTCCCTCAGGAGGCTCACCCTGATAAAAGAGGTAGGGAGGCGGTTCGTCTATCCCTTTCAAGATTTCTGGATACTCTTTATCCTCATAAAGAATAAATTTTATATCATTTTTATCAATAATATTTATTAACTTTTCCTCAAAATTCCTTTCAGTTTCTAAACTGAGTACTACTCTCTCCGCCCTTTTCGTACCGAGAAGGCGTTCCAGTTCTTTTTCGTTTAAGTTCCTTATGCTTTTGAAGTGGTAAAGTATCTTTTTTACACTCTT
The genomic region above belongs to Aquifex aeolicus VF5 and contains:
- the mrdA gene encoding penicillin-binding protein 2, coding for MKRRSFILMLLSAIGSFIGVVGNLFRIQVLEGKKYRELSERNYERERYLYPPRGDIYDRNGVKLAYDVPKYVLVLDAYRLGKEELKKTLENLKELFGIEIDKRKVLKGGFEPQVVKEELTPKELEIYYENKEILPGVFIEVIPKRVYPYGELASHILGYVGYPNERDFKRIKKEIGSKSFVGKMGIERVFDEKLLGELGKERVMVNAIGGIVKVLERREPKKGNSVKLTIDYRFQKIVEEVFKESGHPAGAVILLKASTGEVLALASFPNFNPNKVYEEWKSLVKNPLKPLFNRAIRGLYPPASVFKVPMAFATLSAKIRSPWEKVFCPGYYELGDRKFYCWRRWGHGKVDLIKSLSESCDVYYYTAGYKLGPTKIRYYAKRFSYGERIPFELPVRKGFIPTPRWKLRRFKEPWYDGDTVNMSIGQGFVLSNLMEQTLMMMGIANNGVIYKPTLLKEILDDKGNVIFRNKREVWKAVYGSLEHFALIKRGLRDAVRKGTAKLAFSRIVDIAGKTGTAEVFFKNKRKIKKKYKKMRKKLPWKYRNHAWFVGFAPYRDPKFVIGVFVEHGESGGKTAAPIARKILERIYIEKLHKEL
- the dprA gene encoding DNA-processing protein DprA, with the translated sequence MTNLRKLEDLVLYVRLADTNGVGLKSVKKILYHFKSIRNLNEKELERLLGTKRAERVVLSLETERNFEEKLINIIDKNDIKFILYEDKEYPEILKGIDEPPPYLFYQGEPPEGGYGIVGTRRPSKLSLNAVEKLLESIEGPIISGGAVGIDFKAHFESLKHGFKNFVILGTGILKIESRIKKLKGMGASLVSEFLPWTEGSKWTFPKRNRIIAGLSKKLFVMEAGSKSGALITADYAHRYGREIYAYVGDEHSERWKGCLKLIEEGKAKRLDFSSEKDKLLEFLSVPRTFDEVISFLKRERKEVFKILSSLIIQGKVVQEGAYYKKL